Genomic segment of Glandiceps talaboti chromosome 17, keGlaTala1.1, whole genome shotgun sequence:
CCACTGGTCTAGAAGACATGCCACGCCACACGCATAACATGTGAAAAATATTAGCGACGATTTAAATATGTCTTTATTATGTATTTGACCAATAACGGTCTATACAGGAATACCATTCGAGACCAGTGGTACACAGTTATCATTGTAGATGAGGAAGgacattgaaaatcaaaatctcGTCAGTTAGGATATAGCTAATAGAGTGTTAGTtctagtccttcaagtctacatgtGGGTTATAATAAACATGAATGAAACATCCCAAGTATTAATAGAAGTAACAAAACTTACCTTTATTGGAATGTAGTTTTAAGGTGAATATACatgggtatatatgtatatcttttGTCTGTATCTCTTAGATGTCAACAATGTAAGGGTGACTCTATGTCTTTATGTTTCACACTCATTTTTCATGGCAACTGCAGGGGTCAGTTggtcatgtttattttaataagtaaaaaaaatcatcttcatgtttctctgcctctccttttcctgaTCTCTATCGTCTTTTTATTGGAATCCTGGTAATAAACCCTTTCCCAGCTCCATGTTCTCAGCTTGAATAGCTTCTGTCATAAAAGGAATGCTCTGTTTGTGAATAAGTGTCACcaccgccatgactgtagatgacatcaaCAGTCCAGACagttgcttattcttgccagagagggtgctTTTTTTTCTGCAAAAGATTAAAGGCGGGCGAAAATAAaaagattttgttattttgatgtcggggctgaaaatttgggtcaggtaatgagaaacagaaaaatataaGGTCACCCTAATGATTTTATGCCATCTGATCACATGACCTCCTATTGGCGTCCCTAATACTGTCACATTTATCATACAAGTGTAATTATCATTTCTAAGAAGAGTGTAAACACAGattatcatatttttatgtaaatcaCATTGTCTattgatattttacaatttcaattgaTAGGATTCTGAGACACAACATTTCAAGAAGTCAATCAGAGAGCAGACCTTTTGTTGTCTTGGAAACTGTCGATAAGATGATGAAATTTGATTATTCATGTCGCAGACCTGAGAGTATTTTCAGACAACTCAGAGATTCGTCATTAGTGGTAAGCGTTAATTTTCATGCATTCttgatttaaatttaaatataaatttatttgaGTTTACTCCATGTTCAGTATTTGCAAAGTAGGTGATAACTGGAATGCAATGAACATAATTTAATAAACATAGCCTACATGTAGACACAAACAACTAACTCTAACACTGTTTGCTCTCCGGCgtaattaatattttgattCTGAAATTAGTCCAACGagaataaattgaaaaaaatgaatgaaaggTTCTCATTCATCAAACAATTTTGagataattcattttttttacaatattggTTGATGTAGACTGTAAAAATATGTTGCTGGCAGTGTCCTTATCATCCCATAATTCTCCTCTTTGGAAAGGGATGAGCAGAGCGCCCTCAACAGTCGTCCTTTTCAGCACATGGTTGATAATGATtgcctaaacttttttttactgatTGATACAGAAGGAGAAGCAGTCTCGATGCTGTTCCACAGATGACGCAATGTCTCAAAATGAGCTATGTGGTGTGTGTTGTTATTCATTGGCCAACATGAAGGGTGTGTCATCAACAGCATTGACTTGTCAACATTGGTTTTGTAACGAATGTTGGAAAATGCATGTCTTATCCAGGGTTGAAAATGGTCAACTTACTATCACCTGTCCTGTAAGTATTTATCTACGTTTTGTTTagaaattacattacatttgtttttcaacattttttatatccagcttatatatatatataatatatatatatatatatatatatatatatatatatatatatatatatatatatatatatatatatatatatatatacatttttttatacatatacataatttatatatacagatatatacacatctatatataatatgtgtgtatatatatatatatattttttatacatatacataatttatatatacatatatatacacatctatatataatatatatgtgtatatatatatatatatatatgtatataaaagatatatgtatataaaagatatatatatatatatatatatatatatatatatatatacatatacataatttatatacatatatatacacatctatatataatatatgtgtgtgtatatatttgtatatatattatgtgaatatAAGTATTAATGGGTATATGTCACATCTTGAAGATGATTTATTGCTATCACATGTTCATATCATAGACAATATTCTGTTTATAAAACTCCTATTTACAGGCATACAACTGTGACAGTGAAGTTGATGCCATTGTTCTCATGGCTTTCTTACCAACCTATCTGTATATACGTTACTGGAACCAGGTGTGCAGCATGGAGATTGCTAAGAATCATCAAACCAGAAAGTTTTGTCCATTTGCACATTGCGACAGGTTTGTTGAAGTATCCAGAGTTATGTCAAGTGAAGACTCGTCACCAGTGATTGCCTGTGATTGTGGAAATAACTGGTGTTGGCATTGTAGTGAAGGAGCTCATTGGCCAGCTACTTGTCTGCAAGCTGCTGCCTATCGGAAGAAAAGGCAACAAAGAGGTAAACAAAAAGCAATCTTGGATTTTGTTCTAACTATCATCACCCCAATCATCCttatcctcctcctcctcatcatcatcaccaccaccaccaccaccaccaccatcaccatcattaaTTAATCCACCATTACATCatcaacattattatcatcaccatcaattaatccaccaccatcatcatcatcatcatcatcatcatcatcaccatcatcatcatcatcatcaccaccaccaccaccaccatcaccatcatcatcatcatcatcatcatcatcaccacgcctaataaaaaaattgtgtggttccaattacgttcgattttagaataggtagggtaggttgattttttgttttattttacattttattattttttttttcatgtgtgagtgtctagttcaggttttccattgttttccatatggtctatgtgttgtttatttcttcctatcagatgtacatccattacagatttgaagaacagttttaaattgtcttcttaagttgatgtcagtttccacatccactatttctcatgataCTTAATTAAATTTTtgctcgaatatgtaaaaaaaggtttagggtcagcgtgaaaagctaggtgggatcgggtaaccggaactgGTATtgcaaacaattattttttaggcatTACTGAGCTATACTTGTCCAAAAATAAACTACACATACTCCTGTCTCAATGTAGAAAGAGCATATGGTATCAAAACATCCTtttaatcatacatttcaaTAGTTTCTGTATTTGAATCCATGCTGCATGTGCACTGTGTGTTTGATAAAAATATcatactttattttgattgcatATGGCATATTTTCCCTGATTTAGCTCTCCTGGATGATGGTGATACAATCACTGAAGTAAAAGTGAAACCATGCCCACAGTGTAAGTACCCCCTACAAAAGAATGGTGGCTGCCAGTGGATGCGTTGTAATTGTCGATTCACCTTCTGTTGGATGTGTTTAAGGGGCTATGCTGATCACCGCCATGGAAAGTGTTTGGAAAAAGGCATAGAAAGCAGGGTGAGTTGCTTCAATGTATTAACATTCTAAGAGATGTAAGCCTTATGAAcaatcagtttatttcagaacaataaggccacaggcccaaagagcaaacaataatacaaacgtttcagttcatagagggaaattcctctctatttttcattgcaaaattaaaaaatgaagcTGAATAATTTAAATAAGTTACATTATCTGAGTTCAAAAGTTATCATAGGAAGAGTTTAAACAAAACCACCTTGGTAACATTTCTTTATGAAGGTCCTTGTAAAGCGGACAAGTTgcaatgaaattattttataatgtaatattcatGTATCGATCTGAAGAAAAATAGTtgtatgaaaatgtaaataatggAAGTCACCTTTTggtatagtactagtagttgctTTACTTAGATTAAGTAGGGTGTGTTTGCATAAATTATTggtcaagtgtgtgtgtgtgtgtgtgtgtgtgtgtgtgacagtatATGTGTATGCAGTGTGTCTATGTAAACATGCATGTCCATAGGTATGTAACTGTTTTTCATTGCAATCTGTAGTGACTAGCTTGATACGAGATTCACAATATATACTTTGTTTATGTCTTATAGGTACTGCCGGATCCTGTAGTGTCTCGCACTCAAAGTTATCGCGCAGTGAGACTGTACTCCCTAGCTTTAAAACATAGAATTTCAAATAAAGAACATCGTATACTGCTTGTCAAACAAGCATCACATAAACTTGCAGAAGTCACAgtaagtttacaaaaaatgtttccCTCATTTTACAATGTCATTTAAAGTAATTAAGAATGAGACAAAAGTTATCAAATATCAGTATTAATCAACCAAGCtttttacatatacattgaaTGAGAATAGAGTTAAATGTCTCCATGCAGGGTTTTGGTTTtagatatattttgaaattaattgaaaaagatgaaattaataattattaaGGAGTAATTTTTTGATATTCATACAGGTGTAATTTGTTAAACAGatctgtacattgtattaattGGCACACACAGTTAaactataaatatataccatgCATAGATTGTTAGgtaaaattaatacaaattcatgattttatggttttgtttatatatactttttgaGTCTGATTCAAGATGTCAAATTTACCATCATTATACCATTCACGAGCCATTtcgaataaaaaaatatggaatatatactctggtcgttctacatcccaacaacatgtctacatcactggttctgctgtgttcaaaatatgagtcaaaacgttcaaaattgtcattacttttccttatttttcttttgatgttactggtactggtatataattatgttattctccaaattttttcttttattcaGCCAGAAagtactcgtgacctaaggccccttaggtcacttgtatttttctttatttattgaatgaagaaaaatattggggtatAAAAACCACTAAGTATTTAAGTTCCTGtcatgtatttttcttttatttgttgCCAGTTTTGGAGGAAAGTGGATTTCAGGTCTAATTTGGATTCGTCTTCTGGTAATAGTACACCAGTCCGTGGTGGGCAACAAACTGACACATCAGAGGTCAATGTAAGCTCACTGTTAGGCAGTCAAACTGAAACAAGTTACACAGACATTCCAATGTTTCAAAAGCTTCTGAAAACAGCAAATAAGATCACTTCAATGTACATTCAGGTAAGATCTAGTATCCTCTCAAGTAATAACCAATGATATGAATGAAAAACACACACAAGAAGTGCTACAGATCATTGAAGGTACAATGAAAGTTACAAGAGTTGTCTACAGATGTCTGCTATGTGGTTTCTATGTACAATAGATAACtttatattttcaacaaaaattataCAGTCGTACTTTTAATGCATACAGCTCTGAAAATCTTGACAAACTAAAAGAATTGCAAACTAACATTTCCTAGGTGGcgaaaatatttgatgaaataaatgtCTGTCCATAACTTTAGAGCTATACCTTCAAGTTCATACTACAACTGCAGTGATACGGTACGACAAACTTTTCAACACAGATGGACTTGAGTATGGCACAACCtgagtttgaataaaaggacaagtTCAAGTCTGGTTAAAACTTCTGCTTCATTTGAATCCCAGTATCTTGATATAACATGAAGAAAAGATGAACATGGAATTGAAAGAATATGTCTACCTGGGTTGAATATCGTTAAATATCTGCTGAATATTTACACATGTCTATCACCCTGTGatgataatttgtatttatGTGCCATTACAGTGTAACTTTGTGATGGAATATTTGGCCATTATGGTTTGCTACAACATGAGGAGACGAAATACTCAAATGTGGCAGATCCTAGAGCAGATGAAATTCATTACGGGAGAAATGCATGAGGTAAGGGAAGGTCATGACTGTAACAGGGCTGCTTTTGTATGTGGTAGCcgttatgaaataataaaaaatatttgcattccACAAGAAACAAATTCATCATTCATAGTGTGCagttttgacacacacacatacacatacacacatacatacacacacacatacatatacacacccataaaaaaaatatatatatgtatatacatgcatacatgtgtatgtatatatatatatatatacattttgtatataaatatatatattacatatatatatacatatacttgtataatatgtatgtatgtatgtatatatgtatgtatgtatgtatgtatgtatgtacctaagtatgtatgtatgtatgtatgtacataagtatgtatgtgtatattatgtatgtgtgtgtgtgtgtgtgtgtgtgtgtgtttgtgtgtcaaAACGGCACACTGATGAATTTGTTTCCTGTGgaatacaaacatttacatacatacatacatacatacatacatacacacatacatacatacatacatacacacacatacatacacacacacatacatacatacatacatacacacacacacatacatacatacatacacacacacacacacacacaatctgaCCTGGTTGATGTGGATACCTATTTAATATCCTAATCTTTGGAAATATCAcgaaatataaattaaatttcatAACTTATTGTTGAATAGTATATTGTTACAGTGGTTTTTGTTCATGGCTTGTCACTTGTCACTTCTCACTTGCtacattaaattacaataaTCAAAGTACTCGgtataaatttcagaaaatagaGTGAATTTCCCTCAACCCACCCTGTTGCTGACTGACAGAGTTTTGTCCCTTAAATACTGTTAGTAGACATGTTGTTCCTGGGACACAAAAAGTAAGTATATAATAACGATCTTTTGATTACTTTTTTCAGATCCTGTTCACTGAGCAAAGTTGGACATCAAAGAATACTTGGGAGAGACTTGTATCCATCACAGACAGTGGTGAAAGATGTGTGAAACACCTTGTTAGATTACTTCCCAGCATGCATCTGAAAATTCAACAGTTGGAAGATTAAATATGGCTGTCTTTTGCTCAATTAATTAAGTTACAGAGTGAACTAGTAAAAATGTTGCAAAATGGATGGGATAGATTTAAATCATGTACAAGCCATAGTTTTCATTCGGGTTCAATATTAATCTTGTTACAAGCACCTATTAATGTATTTGATCCAAGTTGAAGTTTTAGGATGGGTTGAGGAATATagtatttgttataaatgacgaaagaaaagtgacacatgtaggaatcgaacccacgtcccctaTACACTAGTCAGAGAGGTGACGTGTCAATATAATATGTTGGTGAGTGAGAAACAATGAATCAATTTTAAAGAGCTGAAATAGATCCTAAAAGTAAATGTGACATGTCTACCACCTTTACGTTAATGTAGTCGCTGTGATTTATGTTTATATACTGATTTGTATTCATGACTTTCCATCGTACAGGATTAAAGTTTTGTTGACTCGATATGTCAATGTTGTATGTGTTTTTATGTGCGAGTGTAAATACATCCTTGTTGTGTATACATAGTATCCTTTACCACTTGAAGTAATAAACTTCAGTTCCTGAGTGATCTGAAATAATGATCAGAAGCAACTCTTGGTCAGTTAGTTTCAAAATGCAGTCATACACACAGTACGCACTTTTACTACTTGTTCAGTCAATATAATGTGATAGAAATGGTTTAAAAACCTTACTCGAGAT
This window contains:
- the LOC144448449 gene encoding uncharacterized protein LOC144448449 gives rise to the protein MWIEDYLYEDEDGVDEECNDYLITVARQPLTLNLLDAVQQPQQITAQKDTPNVNRCEHFNSLSSYRGKQFGKGDLVFTGEDKENIVDKESFWYEMKKAEKWKAEIMQKKLRKRERQAANTGSGLTNTDTFDVSERTEGKLSIHCTVTDAKPENIVRNYGEKYMESQCRPWKFSINITGDLIDNLKYKRDGRTAKLLQDELNHSVCVLFESSNLDSNDFRVTLFGISDRMDTTEQVEQEMMSHIPEGSVLTMQEVMEWLTTIAKRIPRKGILRHNISRSQSESRPFVVLETVDKMMKFDYSCRRPESIFRQLRDSSLVKEKQSRCCSTDDAMSQNELCGVCCYSLANMKGVSSTALTCQHWFCNECWKMHVLSRVENGQLTITCPAYNCDSEVDAIVLMAFLPTYLYIRYWNQVCSMEIAKNHQTRKFCPFAHCDRFVEVSRVMSSEDSSPVIACDCGNNWCWHCSEGAHWPATCLQAAAYRKKRQQRALLDDGDTITEVKVKPCPQCKYPLQKNGGCQWMRCNCRFTFCWMCLRGYADHRHGKCLEKGIESRVLPDPVVSRTQSYRAVRLYSLALKHRISNKEHRILLVKQASHKLAEVTFWRKVDFRSNLDSSSGNSTPVRGGQQTDTSEVNVSSLLGSQTETSYTDIPMFQKLLKTANKITSMYIQCNFVMEYLAIMVCYNMRRRNTQMWQILEQMKFITGEMHEILFTEQSWTSKNTWERLVSITDSGERCVKHLVRLLPSMHLKIQQLED